In one Gossypium hirsutum isolate 1008001.06 chromosome D09, Gossypium_hirsutum_v2.1, whole genome shotgun sequence genomic region, the following are encoded:
- the LOC107892165 gene encoding SWI/SNF complex component SNF12 homolog has translation MSVNNSNPPKSIGASSSPFGNASQAQTQAQLSAGFQNQYQLSQAQALAHAQAQAQAQLAHAQFQAHLQAQGLSLNQAQNAGIGNLGTSSPSMSTPGGASAKRILQRPPMRPPGVPVTNTMSPLRIMDLTTAARKKKQKLPEKQLQDRVAAILPESALYTQLLEFEARVDAALTRKKVDIQEALKNPPCVQKTLRIYVFNTFANQMQTIPKKPNAEPPTWTLKIIGRILEDGVDPDQPAFVQKTNALYPKFSSFFKRVTISLDQRLYPENHIIIWEQARSPAPHEGFEVKRKGDKEFTVNIRLEMNYAPEKFKLSSALVEVLGIEVDTRPRIIAAIWHYVKARKLQNPNDPSCFNCDAQLMKVFGEEKVKFTMVSQKISQHLSSPPPIHLEHKIKLSGNNPAGSACYDVLVDVPLPIQRDLSALLANAEKSKEIEQCDEAICASIRKIHEHRRRRAFFLGFSQSPVEFINALIESQSRDLKLASGEASRSSERERRSDFFNQPWVEDAVIRYLNRKPGAGGSDAPGST, from the exons ATGTCTGTGAATAACAGTAACCCTCCTAAGAGCATTGGGGCGTCTTCGTCGCCCTTTGGTAATGCTTCACAAGCACAAACACAAGCACAACTCAGTGCTGGTTTTCAAAATCAGTATCAGCTATCCCAAGCTCAGGCCCTTGCTCATGCTCAAGCTCAAGCTCAAGCGCAGTTAGCTCATGCCCAATTCCAAGCACACTTACAAGCTCAAGGTTTGTCCCTTAACCAAGCTCAAAATGCCGGCATTGGGAACTTAGGTACGTCTTCGCCATCCATGTCGACTCCTGGCGGTGCAAGTGCCAAGAGGATCCTTCAAAGGCCCCCTATGCGTCCTCCTGGTGTTCCTGTGACAAATACAATGTCTCCTTTGAGAATAATGGATCTTACGACCGCCGCACGTAAAAAGAAGCAGAAGCTTCCCGAGAAACAGCTGCAGGATAGAGTGGCGGCAATTCTTCCTGAATCTGCTCTGTATACCCAGCTTCTTGAGTTTGAGGCACGTGTCGATGCTGCCTTAACTCGGAAAAAAGTTGACATCCAAGAAGCCCTTAAGAATCCACCTTGTGTTCAAAAAACACTTCGAATATATGTTTTCAACACGTTTGCTAATCAGATGCAAACAATCCCAAAGAAGCCTAATGCAGAGCCCCCTACATGGACCCTTAAGATAATAGGAAGGATCTTGGAAGATGGGGTAGATCCAGATCAACCTGCATTTGTTCAAAAAACAAACGCCTTATACCCtaagttttcatctttcttcaaGAGAGTGACAATTTCCTTGGATCAGAGACTATATCCGGAAAATCATATCATTATATGGGAGCAGGCTCGATCGCCTGCTCCTCATGAAGGTTTTGAGGTAAAGAGAAAAGGGGATAAGGAATTCACCGTGAATATTAGGTTGGAAATGAATTATGCGCCAGAGAAATTCAAGCTTTCTTCAGCTTTAGTGGAAGTCCTTGGTATTGAGGTTGATACACGCCCCAGAATTATAGCTGCAATTTGGCATTATGTGAAGGCTAGAAAACTTCAGAACCCAAATGATCCATCTTGCTTTAATTGTGATGCACAACTTATGAAAGTTTTTGGGGAAGAAAAAGTGAAATTTACCATGGTTTCGCAGAAGATATCGCAGCATTTGTCTTCGCCGCCACCTATACATTTGGAGCATAAGATCAAGCTTTCCGGGAACAATCCTGCTGGGTCTGCATGCTACGATGTGTTAGTTGATGTGCCGTTGCCTATACAGAGGGATTTGTCTGCTCTGTTAGCAAATGCAGAGAAGAGCAAAGAGATTGAACAGTGCGACGAAGCAATATGTGCTTCCATAAGGAAAATTCATGAGCACCGTAGAAGACGTGCATTCTTTCTAGGGTTCAGCCAATCTCCTGTGGAATTTATCAATGCTTTAATCGAGTCTCAGAGCCGGGATCTTAAATTGGCATCTGGGGAAGCAAGTCGAAGTTCTGAAAGAGAGCGACGATCAGATTTCTTCAACCAACCATG GGTTGAAGATGCCGTTATCCGTTATCTGAATCGCAAGCCAGGTGCTGGTGGAAGTGATGCGCCAGGAAGCACATGA
- the LOC107892167 gene encoding (-)-isopiperitenol/(-)-carveol dehydrogenase, mitochondrial has translation MSNNKLEGKVAIITGGASGIGKATACLFAKHGARVVIADIQDELGQQVAASIGSQKCSYIHCDVTDEEQVKGIVEWTVQNHGQLDIMFSNAGIVRSNKGTTSNSNQNILDLDLAPFDHLFAVNARGMAACVKHSARSMVEKRVRGSIICTASVCASCGGEHHVDYFMSKHAVLGLVRSASKQLGVHGIRVNSVSPFAVATPLICNLTGMKAEEAEKFYEGRTILKGVVVKEKHVADAVLFLASEDSEVVSGHDMVVDAGFLGK, from the coding sequence ATGTCCAATAACAAGCTAGAAGGCAAAGTAGCCATCATCACCGGTGGAGCGAGCGGTATCGGCAAAGCCACCGCCTGTCTCTTCGCCAAGCACGGTGCCCGTGTGGTGATCGCCGACATCCAAGATGAACTAGGCCAGCAGGTAGCCGCATCAATCGGTTCCCAAAAGTGCAGCTACATCCACTGTGATGTTACCGATGAAGAGCAAGTGAAAGGCATAGTGGAATGGACCGTCCAAAACCATGGCCAACTCGACATCATGTTTAGCAATGCTGGGATAGTTCGTTCCAACAAGGGTACCACCTCCAACTCCAACCAGAACATCCTCGACCTAGACCTCGCGCCTTTCGACCACCTGTTCGCCGTCAACGCCCGCGGCATGGCGGCTTGCGTCAAACACTCGGCGCGTTCCATGGTTGAGAAGCGCGTGAGAGGGAGCATCATCTGCACGGCCAGTGTATGCGCCAGCTGCGGCGGGGAACACCACGTGGATTACTTTATGTCGAAGCATGCGGTGTTGGGATTGGTGAGGTCGGCGAGCAAGCAGCTTGGGGTGCACGGGATCAGAGTAAATAGCGTGTCGCCGTTCGCGGTGGCGACCCCATTGATATGTAACCTGACGGGAATGAAAGCGGAGGAAGCTGAGAAGTTTTACGAGGGGAGGACGATTTTGAAAGGGGTAGTGGTGAAAGAGAAGCACGTGGCTGACGCGGTGTTGTTTCTAGCATCGGAAGATTCGGAGGTGGTGAGCGGACATGACATGGTAGTGGATGCTGGGTTTTTGGGCAAATAG